A single window of Psychrobacter raelei DNA harbors:
- the ruvC gene encoding crossover junction endodeoxyribonuclease RuvC, translated as MAIIIGIDPGSRMTGYGIIHQKGDTLRYLDAGTIRTDTKEMPERLKRIFQGLTRITQYHLKYSDEPIHAAVEQVFMAENPDSALKLGQARGAAIAALVALDLEVSEYTARQIKQSVCGYGAADKVQVQEMVCRILKLDVTPQQDAADGLACAICHAHSSHSMNKLLMNSTLRGRGTSKKKGRWRLTEEDLASLK; from the coding sequence ATGGCTATAATCATAGGTATTGACCCCGGCTCAAGAATGACCGGATATGGCATTATCCATCAAAAAGGCGATACCCTACGCTATCTTGATGCAGGCACCATTCGCACCGATACTAAGGAGATGCCAGAGCGCTTAAAGCGAATATTCCAAGGCCTGACCCGCATCACTCAGTACCATTTAAAATACTCAGATGAGCCCATCCACGCCGCAGTTGAACAGGTATTTATGGCCGAAAACCCCGACTCTGCCCTAAAACTTGGCCAAGCACGTGGCGCCGCTATTGCCGCCTTGGTCGCCTTGGATTTGGAGGTATCAGAATACACCGCACGTCAGATTAAGCAGTCGGTATGTGGCTATGGCGCCGCTGATAAGGTACAAGTACAGGAGATGGTGTGCCGTATACTAAAACTTGATGTGACCCCTCAACAAGATGCAGCAGATGGTCTTGCTTGTGCGATTTGTCATGCTCACTCAAGCCACTCTATGAATAAGCTACTGATGAACAGTACACTACGTGGCCGCGGCACCTCTAAGAAGAAGGGCCGCTGGCGTTTAACTGAAGAGGATTTAGCAAGCTTGAAATAA
- a CDS encoding FxsA family protein, with product MGQLVGLAIVWFIIEMLLWYLVAQFISGWWVFIWFIIAAVIGISLIRRGMTTLNPMAQQMKAGGMMNPAMRPPENTIIKTVAMAVGGILLLIPGLLSDLLALLVILPPVQKKLKDMANNYVMNNQQKMMEMMAKQMGGQNPFGGMGGAGGNPFGGPNPFGGQSGPKGANPFGNVYKRNTTVDGSAKPVIKDVKKLNKPANDD from the coding sequence ATGGGTCAGTTAGTTGGCTTAGCCATCGTATGGTTTATCATTGAAATGCTACTGTGGTATCTGGTTGCCCAGTTCATTAGCGGCTGGTGGGTGTTTATCTGGTTTATCATCGCTGCTGTGATTGGCATAAGCCTAATTCGTCGAGGTATGACGACCCTTAATCCTATGGCGCAGCAAATGAAGGCAGGTGGCATGATGAACCCTGCAATGCGTCCACCAGAGAACACCATTATTAAGACGGTAGCCATGGCTGTCGGCGGTATTTTATTGCTGATACCTGGGTTGTTATCTGACTTATTGGCATTATTGGTGATACTACCACCAGTCCAGAAGAAACTAAAAGACATGGCCAATAACTATGTGATGAATAACCAACAAAAAATGATGGAAATGATGGCCAAACAAATGGGTGGACAAAATCCATTTGGCGGTATGGGCGGTGCTGGTGGCAATCCATTTGGCGGTCCAAACCCTTTCGGTGGTCAATCAGGTCCTAAAGGCGCCAATCCTTTTGGTAATGTCTACAAAAGAAATACCACAGTCGATGGCTCAGCTAAGCCTGTGATAAAAGATGTTAAAAAGCTAAACAAGCCTGCCAATGATGACTAG
- a CDS encoding peroxiredoxin, with product MAHLRLGDDAPNFNAPTTDGDINFYDWAGDNWVVFFSHPADFTPVCTTELGRAAALNGEFQKRGVKPICISVDNVEDHKAWASDIGETQGTALNFPIIGDEDKKVAELYDMIHPNAATTHTVRSVFIIDPKKKVRLVLTYPASVGRNFDEILRAIDALQLTDAYNVATPVDWKDGDDVIIPPSIRTQDISEKDYPKGFIEIKPYLRTTPQPNK from the coding sequence ATGGCACATTTACGTCTAGGCGATGATGCACCAAATTTCAATGCACCCACTACTGATGGTGATATTAACTTTTATGATTGGGCAGGTGATAACTGGGTGGTTTTCTTCTCCCATCCTGCTGACTTTACGCCAGTATGCACCACTGAATTAGGCCGTGCTGCTGCGTTAAATGGTGAGTTTCAAAAGCGTGGTGTTAAGCCTATCTGTATCTCTGTAGACAATGTAGAAGATCATAAAGCGTGGGCCAGTGACATCGGTGAGACTCAAGGCACCGCATTGAACTTCCCAATTATTGGCGATGAAGATAAAAAAGTTGCTGAGCTATACGACATGATTCATCCAAATGCAGCAACCACTCACACAGTACGTAGTGTGTTTATTATTGATCCCAAAAAGAAAGTACGTCTTGTATTAACTTATCCTGCCAGTGTGGGCCGTAACTTTGATGAGATTTTACGTGCCATTGACGCGCTACAGTTAACCGATGCGTATAATGTGGCCACGCCTGTAGACTGGAAAGATGGCGATGACGTTATCATCCCACCAAGCATTAGAACCCAAGATATCTCAGAAAAAGACTATCCAAAAGGCTTTATTGAAATTAAGCCTTACTTACGTACGACGCCACAGCCAAACAAATAA
- a CDS encoding META domain-containing protein, producing the protein MLKTPALSLGLLSSTLLLTSCQGTLLSGQDSKDTAVVMPDTTAVATLKHTDLSYYHWQLISVKDGSGYPVTVLDDIKQQVALDFGQSPGDSWVSFGVGCNRMGGSYSLNSNVLVVTTVASTEMMCEPKINDAERLLAQLMQGSSQLSYKKDAAPLLTQTTANGHSLVWQGAQTAEARYKQHPDIVFWRVDHHKPPCPDGSTKTCLKVRPVIYDDKGIKTGEGPWSLFVGDIEGYTHDSTVNTVLRLKRFVVDPVDVKGKQFVYVLDAVVESAIADTP; encoded by the coding sequence ATGTTAAAAACACCAGCGCTAAGCTTGGGGTTACTGAGCAGTACGTTACTTTTAACCAGCTGTCAAGGCACGCTTCTTTCTGGTCAAGATAGCAAGGACACAGCAGTTGTGATGCCAGATACCACAGCAGTCGCTACCCTCAAGCACACCGATCTGTCTTATTATCATTGGCAGCTAATTAGTGTGAAAGATGGCAGCGGTTATCCTGTTACTGTGCTTGATGATATTAAACAACAGGTCGCCTTGGACTTTGGTCAGTCACCAGGCGATAGCTGGGTTAGTTTTGGCGTTGGTTGTAACCGCATGGGCGGCAGCTACTCGCTCAATAGCAATGTGCTGGTGGTCACAACGGTTGCAAGCACTGAGATGATGTGTGAGCCCAAGATTAATGATGCTGAGCGGTTACTGGCACAGCTCATGCAGGGTAGCAGTCAGTTGAGTTATAAAAAAGATGCTGCGCCATTATTGACTCAGACCACAGCCAATGGCCACAGCTTAGTATGGCAAGGTGCTCAAACGGCAGAAGCGCGCTATAAACAACACCCTGATATTGTATTTTGGCGTGTGGATCACCATAAGCCGCCCTGTCCTGATGGCAGCACCAAAACTTGCTTAAAAGTACGTCCAGTTATCTACGATGATAAAGGTATCAAGACCGGGGAGGGGCCATGGTCGCTATTTGTGGGTGATATCGAGGGCTATACCCATGACAGCACCGTAAACACAGTGCTGCGTCTCAAGCGCTTTGTGGTGGATCCTGTCGATGTTAAGGGCAAACAGTTTGTTTATGTGTTAGATGCCGTGGTGGAGAGCGCCATTGCTGATACGCCTTAA
- a CDS encoding glutathione S-transferase family protein, with translation MKKLYLTRKAPNPRKVVLLLQAKGIDIDDIDDIEVIDIDMAKGEHLTEEFAKINPLKLLPVLVLEDGTVLNDSQAICEYMDRVYGERSVMGNDVVQRAQVCSIRRAAEFEVLYNFMLAFQHSHPSKAHRVDQVPEFAAKSIARAEKSLPYFDNILTEHDYLVGNQLSYADIVLYIGLDFGRLLKFDPTAHGDGIARFYKNMNERFGLKK, from the coding sequence ATGAAAAAATTATATTTAACCCGTAAAGCGCCAAATCCACGCAAAGTGGTACTTTTATTACAAGCCAAAGGCATTGATATCGATGACATTGATGATATCGAAGTAATTGATATTGATATGGCCAAAGGCGAGCATCTGACTGAAGAGTTTGCCAAGATAAACCCGCTTAAACTGCTACCGGTACTGGTACTAGAAGATGGCACTGTGCTAAATGATTCGCAGGCCATTTGTGAGTATATGGATAGGGTATACGGTGAGCGTTCAGTGATGGGTAATGACGTGGTGCAGCGGGCGCAAGTATGTTCAATTCGCCGAGCTGCTGAATTTGAAGTGCTATATAACTTCATGTTGGCTTTTCAGCACAGTCATCCCTCAAAAGCACATCGAGTCGATCAAGTTCCTGAGTTCGCTGCTAAGTCTATTGCGCGCGCAGAAAAAAGCTTGCCTTATTTTGACAATATCTTAACCGAGCATGATTATCTGGTGGGCAACCAGCTAAGTTATGCAGATATTGTGTTATATATAGGATTAGACTTTGGCCGATTGTTAAAGTTCGATCCCACCGCTCATGGTGATGGCATTGCCCGTTTTTACAAAAATATGAATGAGCGCTTTGGGCTAAAAAAATAA